From a single Polyangium spumosum genomic region:
- a CDS encoding DUF2254 domain-containing protein encodes MQRPHASMVPTPGAATARSMLRRLSVHLRTALQDVRSSLWFVPTVLVVASMGLAFGLVEAQFGVGEALEDIYPRFFETSPDDARQLLSAIATSVLTVAGVTFSITAVTLSLVASQYTPRVVRSFMRSRKTQVALGVLMGVYVYALVVLRTVSGSPSPYVPNLAVIFAFVYVVAGIFVFIVFVHHIAAFIQPATIASDVYDETIRAMRETFPEELGDCAPEDTREAEVERAVAELAWHPLPAPEAGYIQAVDLGVLIRHAARARTIVRLGGRVGEFMIEGAPLLFVAHAPPDAASARRLLSAVHFGAHRTIEEDPTYGVRLLVDMALKGLSPGIHDPTTAMMCIDHLAALLLHAARRKIVQAHRGEDGAICAIVPRTRFEELLSDTIEPICLAAREQPQVLERLVVMLGAIGRELGPGSRRFAVRSQVAMVADQVSRLVPVPGRSRVMGVAARVREELDVMADVEPARP; translated from the coding sequence ATGCAACGTCCCCATGCGAGCATGGTGCCGACGCCCGGAGCAGCGACGGCCCGATCCATGCTCCGCCGCCTCTCCGTGCATCTGCGCACGGCGCTCCAGGACGTCCGGTCGAGCCTCTGGTTCGTACCCACGGTCCTCGTCGTGGCCTCGATGGGCCTGGCCTTCGGCCTCGTGGAGGCGCAATTCGGCGTCGGCGAGGCGCTCGAGGACATTTATCCGCGTTTCTTCGAGACGAGCCCCGACGACGCGCGGCAGCTCCTCTCCGCCATTGCCACCAGCGTGCTCACGGTCGCGGGCGTCACGTTCTCGATCACCGCGGTGACGCTCTCGCTCGTGGCCAGCCAGTACACGCCGCGCGTCGTGCGCAGCTTCATGCGGAGCCGCAAGACCCAGGTCGCGCTGGGCGTGCTCATGGGCGTCTACGTCTATGCGCTCGTCGTGCTCCGTACGGTGAGCGGTTCGCCCTCGCCGTACGTGCCAAACCTGGCGGTGATCTTCGCGTTCGTTTATGTCGTGGCGGGGATCTTCGTCTTCATCGTGTTCGTTCACCACATCGCGGCCTTCATCCAGCCGGCGACGATCGCCTCGGACGTCTATGACGAGACGATACGCGCGATGCGCGAGACCTTCCCCGAGGAGCTGGGCGATTGCGCCCCGGAGGACACGCGTGAGGCGGAGGTGGAGCGCGCCGTCGCCGAGCTCGCGTGGCACCCTTTGCCTGCGCCGGAGGCGGGCTACATCCAGGCGGTCGATCTCGGCGTGTTGATCCGCCACGCGGCGCGGGCGCGGACGATCGTGCGCCTCGGCGGGCGCGTGGGCGAATTCATGATCGAGGGAGCGCCGCTGCTCTTCGTGGCGCACGCGCCCCCGGACGCGGCGAGCGCGCGCCGATTGCTCTCCGCGGTGCACTTCGGGGCGCATCGGACCATCGAGGAGGATCCCACGTATGGCGTGCGTCTGCTCGTCGACATGGCGCTCAAGGGCCTGTCGCCGGGCATTCACGATCCGACCACGGCTATGATGTGTATCGATCACCTGGCGGCCCTGCTGCTGCACGCCGCGCGGCGGAAGATCGTGCAGGCGCACCGAGGAGAGGACGGGGCGATCTGCGCCATCGTGCCTCGCACCCGGTTCGAGGAGCTGCTGAGCGACACGATCGAGCCCATCTGCCTCGCGGCGCGCGAGCAGCCGCAGGTGCTCGAGCGGCTCGTCGTGATGCTGGGCGCCATCGGCCGCGAGCTCGGGCCCGGCTCGCGGCGCTTCGCCGTCCGATCGCAGGTGGCCATGGTGGCCGATCAGGTGAGCCGGCTCGTCCCCGTGCCGGGGAGGTCACGCGTCATGGGCGTCGCGGCGCGGGTGCGCGAGGAGCTCGACGTAATGGCAGACGTCGAGCCTGCTCGACCGTGA
- a CDS encoding TolC family protein, with protein sequence MMLVASDAIAGERGAASSRADVELSTTESFPSLQRAMELARERAPGVVSARGNVGVAQSSYAGARLAPVDNPYLEVFVDRGLQGVTKDAQIQANLWVPLELSGQRSRRIDEADALVAWQKTLFEATQLSAEGEAVRAYGAALVAAARVRTIEGLVADAAAEAELYQQRREAGDATLQEEKLASMEHARYEVVLAESRGDLTRALVELARATGRMFSPPDGSSAMPPIPGETYAGAGAARVAEASPHVTASTQEANFHARARERAAIEAHPPVNFIVSAGRGDFGEARFGGGVAWTFPVARRKQAEVARADAERTRALAEAEVKRRLVAQGLSGLALERAQVRRAREVIDTTALPAAQASADAAVAMKTAGKGEMLLVLTARRDLALLRLRRLELIAREWAIVGDIVALTGDLP encoded by the coding sequence ATGATGCTCGTCGCCAGCGATGCAATCGCAGGCGAGCGTGGTGCGGCGTCGTCCCGAGCGGACGTCGAGCTGTCCACGACCGAGTCCTTTCCTTCCCTCCAGCGAGCCATGGAGCTCGCGCGCGAGCGCGCGCCGGGCGTGGTGAGCGCGCGGGGGAACGTGGGCGTCGCGCAGTCCTCGTACGCAGGCGCGCGGCTCGCCCCGGTCGATAACCCCTACCTGGAGGTCTTCGTGGATCGTGGCCTCCAGGGCGTGACGAAGGACGCGCAGATCCAGGCGAACCTGTGGGTCCCGCTCGAGCTGTCCGGGCAACGGTCGCGCAGGATCGACGAGGCGGACGCGCTCGTCGCCTGGCAAAAGACGCTGTTCGAGGCGACGCAGCTCTCGGCGGAGGGGGAGGCCGTGCGCGCCTACGGGGCCGCGCTCGTCGCGGCCGCGCGGGTGCGCACGATCGAAGGGCTCGTGGCCGACGCGGCCGCAGAGGCGGAGCTGTACCAGCAGCGCCGCGAAGCCGGCGACGCGACGCTGCAGGAGGAGAAGCTCGCGAGCATGGAGCACGCGCGTTACGAGGTGGTGCTCGCGGAGAGCCGCGGGGATCTCACGCGCGCGCTCGTCGAGCTCGCCCGCGCGACGGGACGCATGTTCTCCCCGCCCGACGGCTCCTCCGCCATGCCCCCCATCCCGGGCGAGACGTACGCCGGAGCCGGCGCCGCGCGGGTCGCGGAGGCGTCGCCCCACGTGACCGCCTCGACGCAGGAGGCGAACTTTCACGCGCGAGCTCGCGAACGCGCGGCGATCGAGGCCCACCCGCCGGTGAACTTCATCGTCAGCGCCGGACGTGGCGACTTCGGCGAGGCGCGCTTCGGCGGCGGCGTCGCGTGGACCTTCCCGGTCGCGCGGCGCAAGCAAGCCGAGGTGGCCCGCGCCGACGCCGAGCGAACGCGCGCGCTGGCCGAGGCCGAGGTGAAGCGGCGCCTCGTCGCGCAAGGCCTCTCGGGCCTCGCGCTCGAGCGCGCCCAGGTGCGCCGCGCCCGCGAGGTGATCGACACGACCGCCCTGCCCGCGGCGCAAGCGTCGGCGGACGCGGCCGTCGCGATGAAGACCGCGGGCAAGGGGGAGATGCTCCTGGTGCTCACCGCGCGTCGTGACCTCGCGCTTTTGCGGTTGCGCCGCCTGGAGCTCATCGCCCGGGAGTGGGCCATCGTCGGCGACATCGTCGCCTTGACCGGAGATTTGCCGTGA
- a CDS encoding mechanosensitive ion channel family protein, with amino-acid sequence MNELDTIQAALERLLDSVLHRLPFFATGLVCFAVGALLARLARAAVSRGGRRARLDPAFVGLIARIVSAAILVAALAVASVVIFPSLRWRDLVTGLGISSVAIGFALKDILQNFVAGVLLLWRRPFRIGDQIRSGEYEGTVEDIDVRATRIRTYDNELVVVPNGEVYTRGMIVRTAYGHRRVRLGVSISYFDDIDVDREVIRGALSRTEGVMTEPAPWVYVESLGATNVEITVHFWVEAHQANVLRVLDRAATAVKTALDEAGADVAFPRTVVLMEPTDAPRT; translated from the coding sequence ATGAACGAGCTCGACACCATCCAAGCGGCCCTCGAGCGGCTCCTCGATTCGGTCCTCCATCGCCTCCCGTTTTTCGCGACCGGGCTCGTCTGCTTCGCCGTGGGGGCGCTCCTCGCGCGGCTCGCCCGGGCGGCCGTCTCCCGCGGAGGCCGCCGCGCCCGCCTCGATCCGGCGTTCGTCGGCCTCATCGCGCGTATCGTCTCGGCGGCCATCCTCGTCGCCGCGCTGGCGGTCGCGAGTGTCGTCATTTTCCCCTCGTTGCGGTGGCGCGACCTCGTGACGGGGCTCGGGATCAGCTCGGTCGCCATTGGCTTCGCGCTGAAGGACATCCTCCAGAACTTCGTGGCCGGCGTGCTCCTCTTGTGGCGCAGGCCCTTCCGCATCGGTGATCAGATACGCTCCGGCGAATACGAGGGAACGGTCGAGGACATCGACGTCCGCGCGACGCGGATCCGCACCTACGACAACGAGCTCGTGGTGGTGCCGAACGGCGAGGTCTACACCCGCGGCATGATCGTGCGCACCGCTTACGGACACAGGCGCGTGCGCCTCGGCGTCAGCATCAGCTATTTCGACGACATCGACGTGGATCGCGAGGTCATCCGCGGCGCGCTCTCGCGCACGGAGGGCGTCATGACCGAGCCGGCGCCGTGGGTGTATGTCGAGTCGCTCGGGGCCACGAATGTGGAGATCACGGTCCATTTCTGGGTCGAGGCGCATCAGGCGAACGTCCTCCGTGTCCTCGATCGAGCGGCCACCGCGGTGAAGACGGCCCTCGACGAGGCCGGCGCCGACGTGGCGTTCCCGCGCACCGTCGTGCTCATGGAGCCGACGGACGCGCCGCGGACGTGA
- a CDS encoding YetF domain-containing protein, with the protein MEGLVFFESMQATGRVALTAVLAYVAMVLSLRISGKRTLSKMNAFDFIVTVALGSSLATVILSKDVPLVEGVVGFALLIGLQYLVTWTSVRSGVVRRLVKSEPKLLFHRGEMLERAMRRERVLEAELLAAVRDQGIASLAEVEAVVLETDGTISVIRRSDATGRSTLRGVASPLDRG; encoded by the coding sequence ATGGAGGGACTGGTGTTCTTCGAAAGCATGCAGGCAACGGGCAGGGTCGCGCTCACCGCCGTCCTCGCGTACGTCGCGATGGTCCTTTCGCTGCGGATCTCCGGGAAACGAACGCTGTCGAAGATGAATGCGTTCGATTTCATCGTCACGGTCGCCCTGGGCTCGAGCTTGGCGACCGTGATCCTGTCCAAGGACGTCCCCCTCGTGGAGGGCGTGGTCGGCTTTGCGCTGCTCATCGGTCTGCAATACCTGGTCACCTGGACCTCGGTCCGGTCCGGCGTGGTTCGTCGCCTCGTGAAGTCCGAGCCGAAGCTGCTCTTCCATCGCGGTGAGATGCTCGAGCGCGCGATGCGCCGCGAGCGGGTGCTGGAAGCCGAGCTCCTCGCAGCCGTGCGTGACCAGGGGATCGCCTCTCTCGCCGAGGTCGAGGCGGTCGTGCTCGAAACCGACGGCACGATCTCCGTGATCCGACGCTCCGACGCGACAGGTCGCTCGACGCTGCGAGGTGTCGCTTCGCCGCTCGATCGAGGCTGA
- a CDS encoding efflux RND transporter permease subunit has product MLSRIVLASIRLRALMLVLFALLLGAGAVAVRALPIDAMPDVSTIQVSVLTSASGLSAVEVERTVTIPIENALNGVPGGAELRSVSRGGLSAVTVVFADGTDVWFARQLVLERLRAVERELPPSAGTPELGPVSSGLGEIFQFVVRSSQHTPMQLRTMLDWEIVPKLRSVPGVIEVNTMGGELKQFQVVVDRARLKAHHMTVEDVLAALRSANVNVGGGYVERREESFTVRGQGMLRDEQDVANVVLRADADGAPVLVKHVADVQIGAALRYGVITHGGEREAVTGIVMMLLGENSREVVADVGARVKEIERELPPGATIEVVYDRADFVGRTIGTVLKNLVEGVIVVTIVLALFLGTLRGALAVVLGIPAAMTIALFGMHLFGVTGDLMSLGAIDFGFLVDGPIVMLEAVIASVAGKKLAGNAKARTYAEAAQGVARPVAFAVAIIMLVYVPLLFLEGIEGKMFRPMALTMACALFGALVYSVVFFPALLVTLVPPAEGHGPRWMEWITRKYEGVVGRFVALRWPLLGASAAALVVSIYAFSHAGAEFVPRIFEGDAVVTIRRAPSISLEEARRLDFETEKVLHEFPEVMSTLGMTGRAEVAIDPVGNDNTDILVRLRPLDEWKTARDFDALSETFKNAIESRVPGTFVSVSQPIEDKTNELISGSRADVSIKVVGSDIDELAALADRIGERVKAIQGAGDVRVERLLGQPVISAVADRAKMARHGVKVEDAFTVIAAAREGVRVGDIYEDQRKFDLRVLNPPSEPSASALGELFVETSSGRSVPLREVVTLAEGDGPTSIRRQDRERTVRVDVNLRGRDLVSWVAEAKAVVEREVPLPSGYELAWGGQFENFERAQKRLAFLVPAVVVIIFGMLLWMFQNVRLALAVFMMVPLSLVGGMLGLLARGLPFSLSAAVGFIALGGVAVLNGVVIASEVRRRLLEREPLDAAVTRGATSVVRAVLTTAAVAALGFLPMALATSAGAEVQRPLATVVIFGMFFGTITTLAVLPGVLRAALAGQRFGERAGEAAPIGAAAPVAH; this is encoded by the coding sequence ATGCTGTCACGAATCGTCCTCGCCTCGATTCGCCTGCGGGCGCTGATGCTCGTCCTCTTCGCGCTCCTGCTCGGGGCGGGGGCCGTGGCCGTGCGCGCGCTCCCCATCGACGCGATGCCGGACGTCTCGACGATCCAGGTCTCGGTGCTCACGAGCGCCTCGGGCCTCTCCGCCGTCGAGGTGGAGCGGACCGTGACGATTCCCATCGAGAACGCGCTCAACGGCGTGCCTGGCGGCGCCGAGCTGCGCAGCGTCTCGCGCGGGGGGCTCTCGGCCGTGACGGTGGTGTTCGCCGACGGGACGGACGTGTGGTTCGCGCGCCAGCTCGTGCTGGAGCGGCTGCGCGCCGTGGAGCGCGAGCTGCCGCCCTCGGCGGGCACGCCCGAGCTCGGCCCGGTGTCCTCGGGGCTCGGCGAGATCTTCCAGTTCGTCGTGCGCAGCTCGCAGCATACGCCGATGCAGCTCCGGACGATGCTCGACTGGGAGATCGTACCGAAGCTGCGCAGCGTGCCGGGCGTGATCGAGGTCAACACGATGGGCGGGGAGCTCAAGCAGTTCCAGGTCGTCGTGGATCGCGCGCGCCTGAAGGCCCACCACATGACCGTGGAGGACGTGCTCGCGGCCCTGCGCAGCGCCAACGTCAACGTGGGCGGCGGCTACGTCGAGCGGCGCGAGGAGTCGTTCACCGTGCGCGGCCAGGGCATGCTGCGCGACGAGCAGGATGTCGCCAACGTGGTGCTCCGCGCGGACGCCGACGGCGCGCCGGTGCTCGTCAAGCACGTCGCGGACGTGCAGATCGGCGCGGCGCTGCGGTACGGCGTGATCACCCACGGCGGCGAGCGCGAGGCGGTCACGGGCATCGTGATGATGCTCCTCGGCGAGAACAGCCGCGAGGTCGTCGCCGACGTCGGCGCGCGGGTGAAGGAAATCGAGAGGGAGCTGCCGCCCGGGGCGACGATCGAGGTCGTCTACGATCGCGCCGACTTCGTGGGCCGCACGATCGGCACCGTCTTGAAGAACCTCGTCGAGGGCGTGATCGTCGTGACGATCGTGCTCGCGCTTTTCCTCGGCACGTTGCGCGGCGCGCTCGCGGTGGTGCTCGGGATCCCGGCGGCGATGACGATCGCCTTGTTCGGCATGCACCTCTTCGGCGTGACGGGGGATCTCATGTCGCTCGGCGCCATCGATTTTGGCTTCCTCGTGGATGGGCCGATCGTGATGCTCGAGGCGGTCATCGCGTCGGTGGCGGGGAAGAAGCTCGCGGGCAACGCGAAGGCGCGGACGTACGCGGAGGCGGCGCAGGGGGTGGCGCGCCCGGTCGCGTTCGCCGTGGCGATCATCATGCTCGTCTACGTGCCCTTGCTCTTCCTGGAGGGCATCGAGGGCAAGATGTTCCGGCCGATGGCGCTGACCATGGCCTGCGCCCTCTTCGGCGCCCTGGTGTATTCGGTCGTGTTTTTCCCCGCGCTGCTCGTCACGCTGGTGCCGCCCGCGGAGGGCCACGGTCCTCGCTGGATGGAGTGGATCACCAGGAAGTACGAGGGCGTCGTGGGGCGGTTCGTCGCGCTCCGGTGGCCGCTGCTCGGCGCCTCGGCGGCGGCGCTCGTCGTGTCGATCTACGCGTTCTCCCACGCAGGCGCGGAGTTCGTGCCTCGTATCTTCGAGGGCGACGCGGTGGTGACGATCCGCCGCGCGCCGAGCATCTCGCTCGAGGAGGCGCGGCGGCTCGATTTCGAGACCGAGAAGGTGCTGCACGAGTTCCCCGAGGTGATGAGCACGCTCGGGATGACCGGCCGCGCCGAGGTCGCCATCGATCCCGTCGGCAACGACAACACCGACATCCTCGTGCGCCTGCGCCCGCTCGACGAATGGAAGACGGCGCGTGATTTCGACGCGCTCTCCGAGACCTTCAAGAACGCCATCGAGAGCCGCGTGCCGGGGACGTTCGTCTCGGTGTCGCAGCCGATCGAGGACAAGACGAACGAGCTCATCAGCGGCTCACGCGCCGACGTCTCGATCAAGGTGGTCGGCAGCGACATCGACGAGCTCGCCGCGCTCGCCGACCGGATCGGCGAGCGGGTGAAGGCGATCCAGGGCGCGGGTGATGTGCGTGTCGAGCGGCTGCTCGGTCAGCCCGTCATCAGCGCCGTCGCGGATCGAGCGAAGATGGCGCGTCACGGGGTGAAGGTCGAGGACGCCTTCACGGTGATCGCCGCGGCGCGCGAGGGCGTGCGCGTCGGCGACATCTACGAGGATCAGCGCAAGTTCGACCTGCGCGTGCTCAACCCCCCGTCCGAGCCCTCGGCGTCGGCGCTCGGCGAGCTCTTCGTCGAGACCTCGAGCGGGCGCAGCGTCCCGCTGCGTGAGGTGGTCACGCTCGCCGAGGGGGATGGGCCGACCTCGATCCGCAGGCAGGATCGCGAGCGCACGGTGCGCGTCGACGTCAACCTGCGCGGCCGCGATCTGGTCTCCTGGGTCGCCGAGGCCAAGGCCGTCGTCGAGCGCGAGGTGCCTCTCCCGAGCGGCTACGAGCTCGCGTGGGGCGGGCAATTCGAGAACTTCGAGCGTGCGCAAAAGCGGCTCGCGTTCCTGGTGCCGGCCGTCGTGGTGATCATCTTCGGCATGCTGCTCTGGATGTTCCAGAACGTACGGCTCGCGCTGGCCGTCTTCATGATGGTGCCGCTCTCGCTCGTGGGCGGCATGCTGGGCCTGCTCGCGCGTGGCTTGCCTTTCAGCTTGTCGGCCGCGGTCGGGTTCATCGCGCTCGGCGGCGTGGCCGTGCTGAACGGGGTGGTGATCGCCAGCGAGGTGCGGCGGCGCCTCCTCGAGCGGGAGCCGCTCGACGCCGCGGTCACGCGGGGGGCGACGTCGGTCGTGCGCGCGGTGTTGACGACGGCTGCCGTCGCGGCGCTCGGCTTCTTGCCGATGGCGCTCGCGACGAGCGCGGGCGCAGAGGTGCAGCGTCCGCTCGCCACGGTGGTCATCTTCGGCATGTTCTTCGGGACGATCACCACGCTCGCCGTGCTGCCCGGCGTGCTCCGGGCCGCGCTCGCGGGGCAACGCTTCGGCGAGCGCGCCGGGGAGGCGGCGCCGATCGGCGCCGCCGCGCCCGTCGCCCATTGA
- a CDS encoding efflux RND transporter periplasmic adaptor subunit — MTDETNPNDEGLETPLTPEEGVSDDETQPRAPKQEGRPRWARWGIAAGLSALAAAGLFAWLRGGDTETDVPVTKADVPHVEGKAIVFSKAFSDRAGIVTEPVRLAPLVPRLKVVGTVGFDPAHVSAVGTRIPGLVRTLRKVEGDSVKKGDVLAEIESAELGEAQAGVAVANAHRKAASINEKRERDLAERGLTTAREHEVATATHEEQRAVLEAARQRVIAMSGSPGGPFGVYMLRAPLEGTVVERHIFAGQSVDAHLIAFRVANLDHLWVELSVFESNVDAIRKDDPVEITRVGGDPIPGRVAHVGEVVDPVSRTAEVRVAVSNTERKLRPGQSVTAIIQASGPSRTMLTVPMTAVTYIDGRPTVFLAESPERVVPTPIELGPDDGKNQGVTAGLSEGQVVVSRGVFALKSELYR, encoded by the coding sequence GTGACAGACGAGACGAACCCGAACGACGAGGGCTTGGAGACCCCGCTCACCCCGGAGGAGGGTGTCTCCGACGACGAGACCCAGCCGCGGGCCCCGAAGCAGGAGGGAAGGCCGCGCTGGGCGCGCTGGGGCATCGCCGCCGGCCTCTCCGCGCTCGCCGCCGCCGGCCTCTTCGCCTGGCTGCGTGGGGGCGACACGGAGACGGACGTACCCGTGACCAAGGCCGACGTCCCGCACGTCGAGGGCAAAGCCATCGTGTTCTCGAAGGCGTTCAGCGATCGCGCCGGGATCGTGACCGAGCCCGTGCGCCTCGCGCCCCTCGTGCCGCGCCTCAAGGTCGTCGGCACCGTGGGGTTCGACCCGGCGCACGTGTCCGCGGTGGGGACGCGGATCCCCGGGCTCGTGCGCACGCTGCGAAAGGTCGAGGGCGACAGCGTGAAGAAGGGCGACGTGCTCGCCGAGATCGAGAGCGCGGAGCTCGGGGAGGCGCAGGCCGGCGTGGCCGTGGCGAACGCGCACCGGAAGGCGGCGTCGATCAACGAGAAGCGCGAGCGCGACCTCGCCGAGCGTGGCCTCACCACGGCGCGCGAGCACGAGGTCGCGACCGCGACGCACGAGGAGCAGCGGGCGGTCCTCGAGGCCGCGCGGCAGCGCGTGATCGCCATGAGCGGATCCCCTGGCGGTCCGTTCGGCGTGTACATGCTCCGCGCGCCGCTCGAGGGCACCGTGGTCGAGCGGCACATCTTCGCGGGCCAGTCCGTCGACGCCCACCTCATCGCCTTCCGCGTCGCCAACCTCGATCACCTCTGGGTGGAGCTCTCGGTCTTCGAGAGCAACGTCGACGCGATTCGCAAGGACGATCCCGTGGAGATCACGCGCGTTGGCGGTGATCCCATCCCCGGCCGCGTGGCCCATGTCGGCGAGGTCGTGGATCCCGTGTCACGCACGGCGGAGGTCCGCGTCGCGGTTTCGAACACGGAGCGCAAGCTCCGGCCGGGGCAATCCGTGACCGCGATCATCCAGGCGTCCGGCCCCTCGCGCACGATGCTCACCGTGCCCATGACGGCCGTCACGTACATCGACGGGCGGCCGACGGTGTTCCTCGCCGAGAGCCCCGAGCGGGTCGTGCCGACCCCGATCGAGCTCGGCCCGGACGACGGAAAGAACCAGGGGGTCACCGCGGGCCTGTCCGAGGGGCAGGTGGTCGTCAGCCGCGGCGTCTTTGCCCTGAAGAGCGAGCTTTACCGGTAA
- a CDS encoding AI-2E family transporter, whose protein sequence is MEREPVSEARARSPSTREDVVARAARGLAAVAILALSFWVLGALAGPLLLVFAGVLLAVFLRGASQWFGRHAGLSAGWSLAAVLFALAGVSVVAGWLIAPSIAAQVDVLVQRVPEAAGRLGGWLERYEWGRGLISWGSAFSMPAPRRTLSGATSVLSTSAGIATSFVVFLFVGLFLAADPGVYRRGVLRLFPVARRARARVIFDEVGQTLGRWLLGKLFSMAVVGVSTYAGLALLGVPLAATLALLASVLTFVPYVGPLAALVPAALLALLQGPALAAYVVALYLGIQFVESYLLTPLVARRTVSLPPAVTITSQVVMGTLTGGLGVVLATPLAAALLVLVKRAYVEDVLGDDSVDAPPGAPVAGVPEERAS, encoded by the coding sequence ATGGAAAGAGAGCCCGTCTCCGAGGCCCGCGCGCGCTCCCCGTCGACACGCGAAGACGTCGTTGCCCGCGCGGCGCGGGGGCTCGCCGCGGTCGCGATCCTGGCCCTCTCGTTCTGGGTGCTCGGCGCGCTCGCCGGGCCGCTGCTGCTCGTCTTTGCGGGCGTCCTTCTGGCCGTCTTCCTGCGTGGCGCGAGCCAATGGTTCGGCCGCCACGCCGGGCTCTCGGCAGGGTGGTCCCTCGCCGCCGTCCTCTTCGCGCTGGCGGGCGTCTCCGTGGTCGCCGGGTGGCTCATCGCCCCTTCGATCGCCGCGCAGGTCGACGTCCTCGTGCAACGCGTCCCCGAGGCGGCGGGCAGGCTCGGGGGTTGGCTCGAGCGTTATGAATGGGGGCGCGGGCTGATCTCGTGGGGCTCGGCGTTCAGCATGCCCGCGCCGCGGCGCACGCTCTCCGGGGCGACGAGTGTCCTGTCGACCTCGGCCGGCATCGCCACGAGCTTCGTGGTTTTCCTCTTCGTGGGCCTGTTTCTCGCAGCGGATCCAGGCGTCTATCGGAGGGGCGTCCTCCGCCTCTTCCCCGTCGCCAGGCGAGCGCGGGCCCGCGTGATCTTCGACGAGGTGGGACAAACGCTCGGGCGCTGGCTGCTCGGGAAGCTCTTTTCAATGGCCGTGGTCGGTGTCTCGACGTATGCGGGCCTCGCGCTCCTCGGCGTCCCCCTCGCGGCGACGCTCGCGCTGCTCGCCTCGGTCTTGACCTTCGTGCCGTATGTCGGGCCGCTCGCCGCGCTCGTGCCCGCCGCGCTGCTCGCCCTCCTCCAGGGGCCGGCCCTGGCGGCGTACGTCGTGGCGCTGTACCTCGGCATTCAATTCGTGGAGTCCTATCTGCTCACGCCTCTCGTCGCGAGGCGCACCGTCTCCTTGCCACCCGCCGTGACCATCACGAGCCAGGTCGTCATGGGGACGCTCACCGGGGGCCTCGGCGTGGTGCTCGCGACGCCCCTCGCGGCGGCCTTGCTCGTCCTCGTCAAGCGGGCCTACGTGGAGGACGTCCTCGGGGACGATTCGGTCGACGCGCCCCCGGGTGCGCCCGTCGCAGGCGTGCCGGAGGAGCGCGCGTCTTGA
- a CDS encoding DUF6184 family natural product biosynthesis lipoprotein produces MSESLWRTIRCIGLFAACSAAAVGCSREDRALGTERGRELGAGETTTPAPVPGASAALAGAVDSIAAATCDHAQRCGEIGMGDDKDYASRDACLARERQKLSEDLNTTSCRGGIHQKELDECLAEARNQDCNAPFDALGKIAACRTSDICNAVP; encoded by the coding sequence ATGAGCGAGAGCCTCTGGAGGACCATTCGATGCATCGGCCTGTTCGCCGCCTGCTCGGCCGCGGCCGTCGGCTGCAGTCGTGAGGACCGCGCGCTCGGGACCGAGCGCGGGCGGGAGCTGGGCGCCGGCGAGACCACGACGCCCGCGCCGGTGCCCGGCGCCTCTGCGGCGCTCGCCGGCGCCGTCGACAGCATCGCGGCGGCCACGTGTGATCACGCGCAGCGCTGCGGCGAGATCGGCATGGGGGACGACAAGGACTACGCCTCGCGTGACGCGTGTCTGGCCAGGGAACGGCAGAAGCTGTCCGAGGATCTGAACACGACCTCGTGCCGCGGCGGGATCCATCAGAAAGAGCTCGACGAGTGCCTCGCCGAGGCGCGCAACCAGGACTGCAACGCGCCGTTCGACGCGCTCGGGAAGATCGCGGCCTGCCGGACGAGCGATATCTGCAACGCGGTCCCCTGA